The following proteins come from a genomic window of Engraulis encrasicolus isolate BLACKSEA-1 unplaced genomic scaffold, IST_EnEncr_1.0 scaffold_97_np1212, whole genome shotgun sequence:
- the LOC134445069 gene encoding butyrophilin subfamily 3 member A3-like produces the protein MNALNLEIRWHRPDAYKVPILLQKTPVKPDQALDKQYSGRVSLVGALEKGDVSMRLENITLADRGDYVCYAKSTQWYESATVNLQVRVVGSALAVSVGETTEGQVNITCATDGWSPQPNVTWTNRQGSLPGSPTMHSEGSGGMTALFVITLLLLLALLIGMFVAYRKEGQSLASPVDDKVVTNDETQPANGINTEGLPTLSIEKIPPEMKDVETNTEVMMKDMIIVTPEWDSLKSYAVEKICLEVKGIPEFLKVKDGPGVKTEVWCPDPARVQGHAERDPHVLCQQRFNSGKHCWGVKMWTTPKITEMATNDKKIKQKQSWYVGVCRDGEEKIKKVRLTPENGFWVLQYEKGTGLFVNTDPPTPVPMTELFRRLGVFLDCDKHTLSFYNIDTNSHLCTFENVGGMSGGAIHPLVSPGIRDSEVMRVCTYEEMKKKDILKV, from the exons ATGAATGCCCTGAACCTGGAAATCCGCTGGCACCGCCCGGACGCCTACAAGGTTCCCATCCTGCTGCAGAAGACCCCAGTGAAACCGGATCAGGCCCTAGACAAACAATACAG TGGTAGGGTGTCTCTGGTTGGAGCTCTGGAGAAGGGAGATGTGTCTATGAGGCTGGAGAACATCACCCTGGCAGACAGAGGAGACTATGTGTGTTACGCCAAGAGCACGCAGTGGTATGAATCGGCCACCGTCAACCTGCAAGTCAGAG TGGTGGGCTCAGCGTTAGCAGTCTCTGTAGGCGAGACGACGGAGGGTCAGGTGAACATTACCTGTGCAACGGACGGCTGGTCTCCTCAACCAAACGTCACCTGGACCAACAGACAGGGGAGCCTACCTGGATCACCCACAATGCACTCTGAAG GATCTGGGGGAATGACAGCACTCTTTGTTATCACCCTGCTGCTGTTGTTGGCTCTGCTCATTGGGATGTTTGTGGCCTACAGGAAAG AAGGGCAGTCTCTAGCGTCTCCAG TAGATGACAAAGTAGTTACCAATGATGAAACCCAACCAGCCAACGGCATAAACACAG AGGGACTCCCTACACTATCCATTGAAAAGATTCCTCCAGAAATGAAAGATGTGGAAACTAACACAGAGGTTATGATGAAGGATATGATCATTGTGACCCCAG AGTGGGATAGTCTGAAATCCTATGCAG TGGAAAAAATCTGTCTGGAGGTTAAAGGAATCCCTGAGTTTCTGAAGGTAAAGGATGGTCCGGGTGTGAAGACAGAAGTGTGGTGTCCTGATCCAGCAAGAGTTCAAGGCCATGCGGAGAGGGATCCCCACGTGCTGTGTCAGCAGAGATTCAAcagtgggaaacactgctggggAGTGAAGATGTGGACAACTCCAAAGATCACAGAAATGGCAACAAATGATAAAAAGATCAAGCAGAAACAGTCTTGGTATGTGGGTGTATGTAGGGATGGTGAAGAGAAAATTAAGAAAGTTCGTTTAACCCCAGAAAATGGTTTCTGGGTTCTACAGTATGAAAAGGGAACTGGGCTGTTTGTCAATACGGATCCTCCAACTCCAGTACCAATGACAGAACTCTTTAGGAGACTTGGAGTGTTTCTGGACTGTGACAAACACACTCTGTCCTTCTACAACATAGACACCAACTCACACCTGTGCACCTTTGAGAATGTTGGAGGAATGTCTGGTGGAGCCATCCATCCTCTGGTCAGTCCTGGAATTAGAGACTCAGAGGTCATGAGAGTCTGCACATATGAGGAGATGAAAAAGAAGGACATACTTAAAGTTTAA